The genomic interval TGCGCAGTGAGCGTGGGCGCGAACCCGACTTGCTATTTGTGGCAAACGAGAACCTGCACCGCCTGCACGACACCTATCTGGAGGGCGGCGCGGATTTGGTAGTGGAGATTACTTCCGCTGAGAGCCTGTTGCGCGACCGGGGCGAGAAGTTCGCAGAGTATGAGTTAGAGGGCATTCGGGAGTACTGGGTGATTGACCCTCAGGCGAAGCGGGTGGACTTTTTCGTGCTGGGTGAAGATGGTCGTTACGAGCGTCGTCGTGAGGATGCGGAGGGTGTGTATCACAGTGTAGTGTTGGCAGGTTTTCGGTTGCCGGTGCGGTGGTTGTGGGAGCGTCCGCCGCTGATGGAAGCGGTTCGGCAGTTTGACAGCCAGTGAAGCATGTGCTATAATCAAGGGTGCGTGGGCGGTTGGCGCAGCGGGAGCGCGCCTCGTTGACAACGAGGAGGTCAGTGGTTCAAATCCACTACCGCCCACCACTTTTTATGTACTGGTTACTCGCGTCTTGCCCCACCTACCGCGTGTAGCGGTGAAACAGCGCGAGGCACTCTTTCAGCTGATCGCGAATGGGGATGTGCTGGGGGCAGTGCTGTTCGCATTCGCCGCACTCGATGCAGGCGTCTGCCTTCTTGCCCTTCACCCACCTTGAGCCGATGGCATCATAGTGCTGCTGCGCATACTCCTTCAAGCCGTACACCCGATAGTAGTTCATCGCCTGGAAAATGTGCGAGATGTTCACCTCCTGCGGGCAATGCGGCAGGCAGTAGTTGCAACCCGTGCAATACAGGTCTGCCAGCCGCTTGTTTTCGTCCATCGCGGCGTTGATGGCGGCTACCTCCTCGGGGCTGAGCGGCGCCATGTTCGAAGCGACGGCGGCGTTCTCTTCCACCTGCTCGATGGTGCTCATACCCGACAGCGCGCAGTCCACGTTGCGGTTGGCGAAGACAAAGCGCAGGGCAAGTTCCGCACTGCTATGCACGCGGATGCCCAGTCGCTCGGCGGTCTCACGCGGTAGCCCAGCCAACCTGCCACCACCCACCGGTCCCATCACCACAGTGCCCAGACCCTTCGCCTTGGCATAAGCCAGAGCCTCCTCGTTGGCGCGGTCCAGCAGGTTGTACTGGCACAGCACCGACGAAAAGATGCCCAGGTCTATCAGGCGCATCATCACCTCAGGCTTGTCGTGGAAGGAGAAGGAGATATGGCGGATCAAGCCCTCCTCTTTCGCACGCAACGCTTCGCGGATGAACTCCTCCCGTCGTTCGTGCTTCAGGAACCATTCGCCGATGCCGTGAAAATGGTAGAAGTCGATATGGTCGGTGTCCAGCTTCTGCAGCTGGATTTCCAGCAATTCACGATAGCCCTTCTCATTGCCGACAGGATACTTGGTGGAGACGTACACTTTATCGCGCCAGCCCTTCAACGCTTTGCCTACCACGATTTCGCTCTGTCCATCGCAATAGAACCAGGCGGTATCGACATAGTTCACCCCCAGTTCAAAGGCGCGATGAAGCATGGCAATGGCTTTCTCTTCATCGACCACTCTTTGACCATTGATCTCGGTCATCGGCAGTCGCATCGCACCGAAACCCAGTCTCGAGATGCGGATACCTGTGTTGCCAAATACCCGATATTCCATATCCCCCGCTCCCTCAAACGATTTTTCGTACCACTTCTATTATACACGCTTATTATATTAGATGTATATGCTGCAATACAGTTAGAGTAACAAACAACCCGCGGCAGGACTGAAGACGGTGCGCGCCGAATCGAGAATTGCCAAATACCACAGGAGGTATCAAGCAATGCCTGTACCCGCAAGCGTTATCCGAACCCTTGCCAAAGGCATTAACCTGAGCCACTGGCTCTCTCAGCATTCCCTGGACGAACCACACCTCCAGTCTTACATTGGGGAGAAGGACTTCGCACTGATTGCGAAACTGGGCTTCACGCACGTACGCCTGCCGATTGACAACGCCCTGCTTCAGTCGCCGGACGGCTCCCTGCGAGAACAGGGGTTCACCTACGTCGACCGTGCGCTGGACTGGGCACAGGCGAACCGCCTCGGCGTGGTGATCGACCTGCATCCGGTGCCCGCGCCCAAAATCGCGCAGGATGCCACCGCCTACGCGCACTTTGAAAAGCTATGGCAAGCCATTGCGCAGCGATACGTCCGCCGCCCGCTGAATGTGGTGTACGAGCTGCTCAACGAGCCGGTCGAGCCGAACCCACAGGCGTGGCGGGACACAGCCATCCAATTGGTACAAGCCATCCGCAAAGTGGATAAGCGGCACACCATCATCGTCTGCGGACACAACTGGAGTGGTCCCGACGACCTGCCCGCTGTCCGTCCGATAGAGGACAATAACATCGTCTACACCTTCCATTTTTACCTGCCGCACGAGTTTACCCATCAGGGCGCCACATGGGGCAGTGCACACTGGCGACCGTTGCGCAACGTCCCCTATCCGCTAAACATGGAGAACGCGCAGCCTTTGCTGGCCGGGTTACCCGAGAACTCCGCTGCTGCCCTGCGACGGCTGGCTGAACAGGGGGTAGACATCGGCTGGATCGAGAGGCGGATGACGCCAGTCGTGGAGTACCAGAAACAGTACCGCGTGCCGCTGTACTGCGGCGAGTTCGGGGTGTATCGCGCCTTTTCGCCCCCGGATTCGCGCTATCGCTGGCTGGCAGATGTGGTGAAGACGTTGCAAAAGTACCGCATCGGCTGGGCGATGTGGGATTACAAAGGCGGCTTCGCCCTTCTCACCACCGACAAGCCCGAGCCAAAGGCGGACGAGGGGGTGGTACGGGCTCTTTTCAATGGTTGACGCATGCCCCCGATACCCGATATAATCATCTACGCAAAACTCTGGAAGACATCGGGAGTGAACGTGTGAAACTCAAAATCGGTTTACCGAAGGGCAGTCTGCAAGAAGCGACCTTTGATCTGTTCAAAAAGGCGGGGTTCGAGTTGCATGTTTCACTGCGCTCCTACGAGCCGACGGTGGACGACCCCGAACTGGAACCCTGGCTCATTCGCCCACAGGAAATCCCACGCTATGTGCAGGATGGCATACTGGATGTGGGCATCAGCGGCAAGGACTGGATTGAAGACAACGGCGCAGATGTCATCGAGGTCGCCGACCTGACATATTCCAAAGTGACGCGCAACCCGGTGCGTGTGGTGCTGGCGGTGCAGGAGAGCAGTCCCATCGAGAGCGTCAAAGACCTTCAGGGCAAGCGCATCGCCACCGAATACGTGCGCCTGACCGAACGCTACCTGCAGCAACACGGCGTGCAGGCGAGCGTGGAGTTCTCGTGGGGCGCGTGTGAGGTGAAGGTACCCGTTCTGGCGGACGCCATTGTGGTCAACACCGAGACGGGCAGCAGCCTGCGGGCGCACAACCTGCGCATCGTGGATACTTTGCTGGTCTCTACCCCGCGCCTGATTGCCAATAAAGAGGCATGGCAGGATACGTGGAAGCGCGAGAAGACCGAGAACATCGCCATGCTGTTGACTGCTGCGCTGAACGCAGGCGCGCTGGTGGGGCTGAAGATGAACGTGGAGCGCGCCAACCTGCCGGCGGTGCTAAGCGTGCTACCTGCGTTGAAGAACCCCACCATCTCGCCGCTGTCGGACGAGAAATGGGTGGCGGTCGAGACCATCCTGGAACAGAAGCACGTGCGCGACCTCATCCCGCAGCTCAAACGCGCCGGGGCGCAGGGACTTGTCGAGTATCCGCTCAACAAGGTGATTTACTGAGATGATCGCGCATGTGCGCGGCACGCTGGTGGAAAAGGACACGGCGGCAGTTGTAGTGGATGTGAACGGCGTCGGCTACCGTGTTCTGGTTCCCGAAACGGTTTCGGCAGTACTTCCGGCGGTGGGTGAGCAGGTACACCTGCTCACCACCTTTTACGTACGCGAGGAGGAGATGAGCCTGTATGGTTTTGCCACCGCTGAGCAGCGCAGGCTCTTCGAGATGCTCATCGGCGTCAGCGGGGTGGGACCGAAAGCCGCGCTGAGCCTGCTCAGCGTGATGGATGCAGAGCAGCTGGCGATGGCGATTGCCGGTGAGGACATCAAACGCCTCACTAGCGCACCCGGTGTGGGCACCAAGATCGCGCAGCGTATTGCGATGGAGCTGAAGGAGAAAGCAGCGGAAATCGCCTGGCAACGCAAAGTAGACCGTCTGGCAGCCAAAGGCAAGCCGCTACCTTCTGGCCGACTGGAAGATGCAGTGGAAGCGTTGATGGCGCTGGGCTACACTCGCACCGATGCCCGGCGCGCGGTGGAGACGGCGGCGAAGTCGCTGCCGGCGGAGGCGGATACCGCTGCGCTGGTGCGCAACGCGCTACAGGTGTTGACCACGACCCGTTAGAGGTAACAAAGCACCACGCCCCGTCGTCTAAAATGTAGACAGATGTATGGAGTATTCCTCTGCCGGTGGAAACAGGGCAGGGGATGAGGGAAAGCACACCATGCGCCGAACGGATGACGCCGAAGAACAGCGAATAGTGACCCCTCGTCGCAGGGTGGAAGAGGCAGAGGACGAGCTCAGCCTGCGCCCGCGCTGGTTGCGCGAGTTCATCGGACAGGCAAAGCTGAAGGAGAACCTTGGCGTCTTCATCGAAGCGGCACGGCAGCGCGGGGAAGCGCTGGACCATGTTTTGCTTTTTGGTCCGCCTGGGCTGGGCAAAACCACCATCGCGCACATCATCGCCAACGAGATGGGGGCGCCCATTCGGTCTACCTCCGGTCCTGCCATCGAGCGACCGGGCGACCTGGCGGCGATACTGACCAATCTCGAGCCGAACAGCGTGCTGTTTATCGACGAAGTGCATCGCCTGAGCCGACCGGTGGAAGAGATTCTATACCCGGCAATGGAGGACTATCAGCTGGACCTGGTCATCGGCAAGGGACCGGCGGCGCGCACCATCAAGCTCGACCTGCCGCCGTTCACGCTGGTGGGCGCGACCACCAGAGCGGGCTTGCTGACGTCGCCGTTGCGGGCGCGTTTCGGTATCGTGTTGTATTTCCAGTTTTACACGCCGGAGGAGCTGCAAACCATCGTGCTGCGTTCGGCAGAGATACTGGGTGTGCCTGTCGAACGCGAGGGGGCGGCGGAAATCGCCCGGCGTTCACGAGGCACGCCCCGCATCGCCAACCGCCTGTTGAGGCGTGTACGCGATTACGCACAGGTGCGCGGCGATGGTGTCATTACCCGGCGCATTGCCGACGAGGCGTTGCAGATGCTGGAGGTGGACACACTCGGGCTGGACGAGTTCGACCGGCGGTTCCTGCGCATGATTATCGAGAAGTTTGACGGTGGTCCGGTGGGCATCGACACCCTGTCTGCTGCGACCAACGAAGAAAGGGATACCATCGAGGACGTATACGAGCCGTATCTGATACAGATTGGCTTGCTGAACCGCACGTCGCGGGGGCGTGTGGCTACTCGTTTTGCGTACGAGCACCTGGGTCTGTTGCCGCGCAGTGAGAGCCACCAGCAGCGCCTCTTGTAGGAGGTGAGATGGCATGTTCTGCACGCAGTGCGGTGCATACAATACCGACGACAGCCGTTTCTGCCACCAGTGTGGGCATCGGCTACAGCCAGAGCGCAAGATGCCGCCGCTGGACGAAAGCGTGTTTCAACTGGACTCGCCGGAACAGCAGCAGAAGATACAGCAGCTGCTGGACGAGGCGCTGACGCACGAATCGGAAGGAAGATTGCATGAAGCGGCTCTGGCTTGCGAGGGCGTGCTGGTGCTGGACCCGGCGAACACGTCCGCGCACTCACTGCTGGGGCTCATCTACGAGAAGCAGGGCGATTTGCAGAAGGCGTTAGCGGAGTACGAGAAGGTGGTCGCGCTCAACCCCGATAGCGTGGCAGACCGCGCCAAGCTGGAGGAAGTGCGCCGCCGCCTGCATATGCCCCCGCCCAGACCTCCCCGGGAAGAGCCGAATCAGGCGCCTTTGCTCATCGCTATCTTCGTCGCCGTCGGGCTGTTCGTTTTGGGACTGGCGGCGATGAACTATCAGGCGCGTCCGAAAACCTCGCCGTCTCCCACCCAGACGCCGGCAGTCACCCAGCCCGCACCGTCTACGGCGCCTCCCTACAACTGGTACGCGCCTGCTGCGCCCAGCTATCCACAGCCTTCAGTACCGCAGATGCCCACGATGAGCACGGACAACCTGCCTGTTGCGCCTCCCACGCAGCGTTCCGCAGAGCGGGCGGGGTCGGACACACGTGGGGAGCGAACACCGTTGCCACCGCTTCCACCCATCACGGTCGTTCCTTCTCAACCCGCCACAACGCCTTCGTCCAGCAATCGGTCGCAGGGCAGCACAGGTAGCCAGGAGCCTTCTACCGGAGGCTCGGTCGTGATGCCGGACGTGCCTCTACAGCCCGGCGCGGGTGGGCAAACGCCAGAACGCCAGCCGGTGATGGAGATTACCGTGCGCCCCGGCACAGGGGGAAACAGTGGGGTGGTAGCACCACCACCTCCGTCGATGGAGTCGGAAGACCTGATGCGCGTTGCGCAACAACACCAGCTGGCGGGCAGGTATCGCGAGGCGATCCCGCTGTATCAGAAAGCCCTGCAGGGCGCCACCGATAAAGGTTTTGTCTATCAGCAAATCGGATTGTGCTATCAGCGGCTGGGCGAGCTGGATTCCGCCCGCAACGCCTATCAGCAGGCTATTGCCGAGTACGAACGGCAAATCGCCGCGAACCAGAATGTGGAACGCGCTCGAAGAGGTCTGGAGGCGGCAAAACAGGGACTGGCGGCATGTGGAGGGTAAGGATGCGGATGAGCAGACGCTCAGGCAAAACCTGTTTGCTGGTTGTGGTGCTGGTACTTCTATCCATCAGTGCCTTCGCCCAGCTACCGGCGCGTCGACCGCTGGTGGTGGTCTTCCCCGAGAAGGTGGAGGCAAAAAAGGACCAGCCCGACCCGAACGTGGGCATCGCCACACCGCTGGCGCAACTGCTGGAAGAAACCCGGCGGGTGGATGTGCTGATTTACGACCCTTCTGCTCCGTACATCCGGCGGCTCCTGCAGGAAGGGAGCTTGAAAGCATCGGACGTTGGCTCCCAGCTTTCCGACGAACAGAAACGGCGGGTGGTGCAGGCTCTTGGCGGAGAGTTCGCGCTGACGGTGCGTGCGGCATGGTCGAATAAACCGCCGGTAATGCCCAAAGGCAAAAAAAAGATAGACCCCAGCCTGTTGCAGAATCTGCCGACCAATTCGGTGATCATGGTCTCTGCGGTGTGGATGCCGGTGGGAGGTGGGCGAGCCTGGCAGGTGCAGCTGGAAAGCCAACCGGTGCAACGCGCGCTGGCTGGGGGCGGGATGACCGTCGACCCCGTGAGCACTGCCCGCACCGCTGCCAGCAATCTGGTCGCCCGATTGATCGCCGAACCTCTGGCAACGCTGGCGCGTGTAGACATCACGCAAAAAGAGGCACAATCCGCCCAGCGGGGTACAACCGCCGCAACGGATGCCAGCACGCTCATGAAGCAGTTTTTAGAGGAAGGGCAGAAGTACGCCCGGGCAGGCGACCTTGCCAATGCAATCGAGTCCTACCGTAAAGCGGCGGACGCAAAGCCCACAGACCCCGAGCCACGCCGACGCCTGATAGAAGCGTATCTGCAAAGGCGGATGGAGGATGCGGCACTCGCAGAGGGGATGCGCGCTGTGCAGATAGTGTCGGACAGCACGCCCTTGCTACTGGCACTGGCGGATGCCTATATGAGCGCGAACCGTCTGGACGAGGCGGAAACGATGTACCGCCGCATGCTGGAGCGCGACCCGCAGAACGTCGCCGCCTGGCTGCATCTGGGCGACCTCTTGTGGAACCGCGCCCGCGTCACCGAGGCGGAGGAATGCTACGTACAGGCTGCACAGAAGTCGCCCACGAATACCGAGCCGTTGATGCGTCTGGCGAAGCTGTATCTCGCTCGTGCTCAATTTGCACGGGCGCAGGAGGTGGTGGGCAACCTGTATGGCCTCCTTCCCGAAGAGGACGAAACGCGACGGGGCGAAGTGTACGTCACCCTGGCAGACGGTGTGGAGACAGGTATCACTCAGCTCGCACAGCGCATTCAGGAAGCGATAGCTTCTTACAGCAGCGGAGGCGTAACGCTGGAAACCCTGTTCAAAACGCTTAAAGGGCTGGAAGCGCAGTGCAACGACCTGCAGAGGTTCGCCCAGTCGCTCAAGCCTGTTCCGCGCGTGCTGGATGCGCACCACCGGTTCCAGCTCGCAGTCAGTTTGTTGCAACAGTCGCTGGGTAGCCTGCTCTCCTTCGCCGAGACCAAAGAGACACGCTATCAAGAAGAGGGGATGCTCCTGCGCAGCGAAGCACTGCGCGAGCTGGCGAACGCCTCCCGTGCGCTTCGCGCGGCTGGTATCCGGTAGGAACACTCTGCTGGGCGATAAAGCGAGATTCTACCGTAGCCCATGATTGCAGCGTGGGCGCATGTCTTAGGGTGTCATTTCTGCCCCGGCAACCTGCGGTCGCCGGGGCAAAAACGGCAGAGGTTTATTCTCCCTGCGGTTGTGTAGCAGCAGGCGTGCCGCCCGCAGGCGCGGAAGCACCCGGCGATGTAGACGCTGCTCCCGGTGGAGCCTTCTCGGCTACCTCCGCCTCCCGCTTCTGACAGCTAGCCAGCATGACGGCTACTGCAGCAACAGCCAGCAGGATGAGTTTAGACTTTTTCATCCCTCACCTCGCTTATTCGATGGTCGGTCTGTGCCACAAGGCGGGACAGCAGCCTGTCGTGAAGCAGAAATCAGGCACCCACAAACTGGTGGGAATGCCGTTGGCGTCCACTGCTGCCCAGGGCGAGTTTTCGCTGGGGTTACGTATCCACTTGACGTGCCCATCGGCGTAGGCATAGTTGCTACCTTCGGCGTGCACGCGGTGAGTGGCTTCGAAAACCGTCGTCCACCAGATTTGCGTGGTGCATTCGTCGCCGGTTTCGCTATATCGGTACAACGCGCCGCTGGGTGGCGGAAAGCCCGCCTTGGTATGCGGCAGGGGACTGACGGTAGCGAAGCCCGGGATGGTCTGCTTGCCCAACCCCTCCCAGAAGGTGATCAGCTTGGCGGGCGATGGGGTACCGGCAATGGCCACGCCTGCAGGTAGCCGTTCAGCGTGAATGCTGCCGTGAAGCGCATCGGGTTGGTGGCTGGATCGATGTTGAAGATGTTGCGCTCCTGGGCGGAAGGACAGGTGTAGACCTGCCAGTTCTTAATGTAAGGCGCGATGGAGTTAGACCAGAACCCCTGTCTGCGGGCGTAGCCCAACGGTGAAGCGGGCGTACGGTCCCACGGTGTCGTGAAAAACGCACGCACGTTGTCTGGCGCGGTGAGCGGGAACGTCTCGTCGTAGTCCTGCGTGTACATGAGCAACGCCGTGTTCATGTTCTTCAGGTTGGACAGACAACTGCTCTGCCGCGCTTTTTCGCGCGCCTGCGAGAAGACGGGGAACAGGATAGCTGCCAATATCGCAATAATCGCGATAACAACCAGCAGCTCAATCAGCGTAAACGCACGTCGGTTCATGTCGGTGCCTCCTTCACCTCATGAAAT from Bacillota bacterium carries:
- a CDS encoding tetratricopeptide repeat protein, coding for MSRRSGKTCLLVVVLVLLSISAFAQLPARRPLVVVFPEKVEAKKDQPDPNVGIATPLAQLLEETRRVDVLIYDPSAPYIRRLLQEGSLKASDVGSQLSDEQKRRVVQALGGEFALTVRAAWSNKPPVMPKGKKKIDPSLLQNLPTNSVIMVSAVWMPVGGGRAWQVQLESQPVQRALAGGGMTVDPVSTARTAASNLVARLIAEPLATLARVDITQKEAQSAQRGTTAATDASTLMKQFLEEGQKYARAGDLANAIESYRKAADAKPTDPEPRRRLIEAYLQRRMEDAALAEGMRAVQIVSDSTPLLLALADAYMSANRLDEAETMYRRMLERDPQNVAAWLHLGDLLWNRARVTEAEECYVQAAQKSPTNTEPLMRLAKLYLARAQFARAQEVVGNLYGLLPEEDETRRGEVYVTLADGVETGITQLAQRIQEAIASYSSGGVTLETLFKTLKGLEAQCNDLQRFAQSLKPVPRVLDAHHRFQLAVSLLQQSLGSLLSFAETKETRYQEEGMLLRSEALRELANASRALRAAGIR
- a CDS encoding glycoside hydrolase family 5 protein, with protein sequence MPVPASVIRTLAKGINLSHWLSQHSLDEPHLQSYIGEKDFALIAKLGFTHVRLPIDNALLQSPDGSLREQGFTYVDRALDWAQANRLGVVIDLHPVPAPKIAQDATAYAHFEKLWQAIAQRYVRRPLNVVYELLNEPVEPNPQAWRDTAIQLVQAIRKVDKRHTIIVCGHNWSGPDDLPAVRPIEDNNIVYTFHFYLPHEFTHQGATWGSAHWRPLRNVPYPLNMENAQPLLAGLPENSAAALRRLAEQGVDIGWIERRMTPVVEYQKQYRVPLYCGEFGVYRAFSPPDSRYRWLADVVKTLQKYRIGWAMWDYKGGFALLTTDKPEPKADEGVVRALFNG
- a CDS encoding Uma2 family endonuclease, giving the protein MRMALPAQSAPPEKVKLTYEQFLAQLDEDTLAEWVDGEVVTLSPAGLEHQLIMGWLTVYITHFLNTKPIGVLVPAPFQMRLLRSERGREPDLLFVANENLHRLHDTYLEGGADLVVEITSAESLLRDRGEKFAEYELEGIREYWVIDPQAKRVDFFVLGEDGRYERRREDAEGVYHSVVLAGFRLPVRWLWERPPLMEAVRQFDSQ
- a CDS encoding DUF1559 domain-containing protein, whose amino-acid sequence is MNRRAFTLIELLVVIAIIAILAAILFPVFSQAREKARQSSCLSNLKNMNTALLMYTQDYDETFPLTAPDNVRAFFTTPWDRTPASPLGYARRQGFWSNSIAPYIKNWQVYTCPSAQERNIFNIDPATNPMRFTAAFTLNGYLQAWPLPVPHRPPS
- the hisG gene encoding ATP phosphoribosyltransferase; amino-acid sequence: MKLKIGLPKGSLQEATFDLFKKAGFELHVSLRSYEPTVDDPELEPWLIRPQEIPRYVQDGILDVGISGKDWIEDNGADVIEVADLTYSKVTRNPVRVVLAVQESSPIESVKDLQGKRIATEYVRLTERYLQQHGVQASVEFSWGACEVKVPVLADAIVVNTETGSSLRAHNLRIVDTLLVSTPRLIANKEAWQDTWKREKTENIAMLLTAALNAGALVGLKMNVERANLPAVLSVLPALKNPTISPLSDEKWVAVETILEQKHVRDLIPQLKRAGAQGLVEYPLNKVIY
- the ruvA gene encoding Holliday junction branch migration protein RuvA, which gives rise to MIAHVRGTLVEKDTAAVVVDVNGVGYRVLVPETVSAVLPAVGEQVHLLTTFYVREEEMSLYGFATAEQRRLFEMLIGVSGVGPKAALSLLSVMDAEQLAMAIAGEDIKRLTSAPGVGTKIAQRIAMELKEKAAEIAWQRKVDRLAAKGKPLPSGRLEDAVEALMALGYTRTDARRAVETAAKSLPAEADTAALVRNALQVLTTTR
- a CDS encoding aldo/keto reductase, whose amino-acid sequence is MEYRVFGNTGIRISRLGFGAMRLPMTEINGQRVVDEEKAIAMLHRAFELGVNYVDTAWFYCDGQSEIVVGKALKGWRDKVYVSTKYPVGNEKGYRELLEIQLQKLDTDHIDFYHFHGIGEWFLKHERREEFIREALRAKEEGLIRHISFSFHDKPEVMMRLIDLGIFSSVLCQYNLLDRANEEALAYAKAKGLGTVVMGPVGGGRLAGLPRETAERLGIRVHSSAELALRFVFANRNVDCALSGMSTIEQVEENAAVASNMAPLSPEEVAAINAAMDENKRLADLYCTGCNYCLPHCPQEVNISHIFQAMNYYRVYGLKEYAQQHYDAIGSRWVKGKKADACIECGECEQHCPQHIPIRDQLKECLALFHRYTR
- a CDS encoding tetratricopeptide repeat protein, translating into MFCTQCGAYNTDDSRFCHQCGHRLQPERKMPPLDESVFQLDSPEQQQKIQQLLDEALTHESEGRLHEAALACEGVLVLDPANTSAHSLLGLIYEKQGDLQKALAEYEKVVALNPDSVADRAKLEEVRRRLHMPPPRPPREEPNQAPLLIAIFVAVGLFVLGLAAMNYQARPKTSPSPTQTPAVTQPAPSTAPPYNWYAPAAPSYPQPSVPQMPTMSTDNLPVAPPTQRSAERAGSDTRGERTPLPPLPPITVVPSQPATTPSSSNRSQGSTGSQEPSTGGSVVMPDVPLQPGAGGQTPERQPVMEITVRPGTGGNSGVVAPPPPSMESEDLMRVAQQHQLAGRYREAIPLYQKALQGATDKGFVYQQIGLCYQRLGELDSARNAYQQAIAEYERQIAANQNVERARRGLEAAKQGLAACGG
- the ruvB gene encoding Holliday junction branch migration DNA helicase RuvB, which translates into the protein MRRTDDAEEQRIVTPRRRVEEAEDELSLRPRWLREFIGQAKLKENLGVFIEAARQRGEALDHVLLFGPPGLGKTTIAHIIANEMGAPIRSTSGPAIERPGDLAAILTNLEPNSVLFIDEVHRLSRPVEEILYPAMEDYQLDLVIGKGPAARTIKLDLPPFTLVGATTRAGLLTSPLRARFGIVLYFQFYTPEELQTIVLRSAEILGVPVEREGAAEIARRSRGTPRIANRLLRRVRDYAQVRGDGVITRRIADEALQMLEVDTLGLDEFDRRFLRMIIEKFDGGPVGIDTLSAATNEERDTIEDVYEPYLIQIGLLNRTSRGRVATRFAYEHLGLLPRSESHQQRLL